The stretch of DNA ACAGCTCCGGGTCTCGACGGCCGGAACCGTCTCGTAGCCGGCGACCCTACCGTCGTCTATGGTCGTGACCCACCGCTGTGTCTGTGGCGCGACGCTGCGGTACCGGCAGGACATGACCGGAACACGCGGCGGGACGGGGCGGACGTGGCAGTGTGCGGACTGCGGGACGCCGGTGCCGGGCCGGGTCGCAGAACAGTTGCGCCACCAGCACCCGTCCTGATCGGATCGAGAGCGCCGAGGCGCGGCGAATCGGGGAGTCAGTCGATGAAACCGAGGGCGGCGTCGATGCGGCCCAGTTCCGGGCCGGAGGTGTCCGAACCACAGACGTAGCCGTGGTCGTTGGCGACCAGCCCCGAGCCGACCAGCGGGCCGCCGTAGTTGATCGTGCCGATGTCGGCGGGCACGTCCAGCAGTTCCTCCAGCGCGTCGAGTTCGCCGTCGGTGGCCTTCGGGTGACAGAGGACGCCCGCGTTGGTCGCGACCGCGGCGGTCCCGACCGTGTTGACGCCGGCGATGACGCCCCGCTCGACGTCGACGCCGAGGCCGTCCCGCACGGCCTGGACGGCCTCGCGGGAGAGGTCCGGGTGGACGTAGGCACCGGAGTCGTTACAGCAGACGACGTTGCCGGCGGCGTTGATCCGTCCCGGCAGTTCCGTGACGGGCACGTCGACGACGTCCCGGATGCGCTCGATCTCGTGGTCGCGGACCCGCGAGGAGACCAGCAGCCCGTTGCCGTTGCCGGTCGCGAGCGCGCCGACGGTGGCCGACTCGCCGACCGTCGTCGGGACCACCGGCGCGTCGAGTTCCGCGCCGAGATCCGCCTGCAGCGACTCCTCGACGTCGGGGCGGACCAGCACACAGTCGTCGGTCGCACGCGCGAAGACACCGACGTACGACGACCCGGAGAACGCTGCGCGGAGCAAGATTTACTCTGCGGTCTCGGCCTCGACGACCGCCTCGCCGTCCTCCTCGAAGCGGGCGGCCCGCACGCGGAGCTTGCTCGGCGGGTTCGAGCGGCCCTTCGCCCACGTCGCCTCGTTGATGGAGGTGTCGATGCGGACGGCCGACTCCTCGACGGAGAAGTGCTGGGCCAGGTGCTCCCGGACGAGCGTCATCGCCTTGTCGGCGCGCTCGTGTTTCGGTTCGGCCTTGGCGTCGCGGAGCGGGACCGTGACGACCCGCTCCTCGAAGTCTCCGGCGCTCATTATTCGTCGGTGTCGTTGCGCCGCCAGTGGCGTCGCTTGTGGTTGCGCTGGACCTCCCGATCGGTCTTGAGCATGACCCAGGCCGGGACGCGGCTGTTCTGGTTGTCGAGCTTGGCCAGTCGCTTCTTCTTGGCCTTGGACTTCTTGCTCATACTGGTCCGTGCCTACCGCGTCGCTGCTTAAATTCCTTCCTTTTCCCGGCGCGATCCGCTCGCGCCGCCGGCACCTTTCGTTATCAGGGTTTGTAACCGGGGACGTAGAGTTAAGTGACAGAATCGGGGGAGTATCGAGCGATGAGACGCCGTGCAGTGTTGCGGTCGCTGGGTGCCGGTGTCGCCGCCCTCGGGAGCGGCTGTGTCGGCGGGGCCGGGGAAGTGATCGTCAGCGTCCAGCGGGACGTGACCGTCGAGCCGGGGCGTGCGTGGACGAGAGAGGACATCCCGGACCTCTCGGCGTCCGGCGGCGGCATCGAGTACATCGTCCGCGCCGACGAGCCGTTCGACGTCTACTTCTTCGCCGACGAGGACGCGTTCGAGCGGTACGACGCCTACATCAAGGGTCGCGAACCGGACGAGACGCCGGCGGGCCACCCGGAGTTCAGTCAGACGGCGTTGCCGAAGGACGGATCGGACCTCTACGAGGCGACGACGAGCGACGGCGGCGCTCGCGAGTCGGTCGAGGCGACCGGGCCGTACTACTTCGCGGTCGACCACTCCAGCTATCGGATGGAGACCCGCGTCGACGAGTACGACGAGCCGCTGACGGCCTTCGTCGACCTGAAGGTCGTCCGGCGGCGCTCGCCCGTCTAGACGAACGCCAGCGGGACCATGGCCAGCGCCCCGACGACGACACCCGCCGTCAGTTCCGGCTTGCCGCCGTGCTCGAGCTCGCGACCGTGCTCCAGGGCCTCGGGGACGAACTCGGTGACGACGAGGTAGACCATCGCGCCGGCGGCGAAGCCGAACCCGAACGGCAGGAACGCCTTCGCGAGCGTCACGAAGTAGTAGGCGACGACCGCTCCCAGCGGTTGGGGGAGCGACGAGAAGATCGCCCACCAGACCATCCGCCACTCGCTGACGCCCAGCGACCGCAGCGGGATGGCGATGGCGGTCCCCTCGGGGACGTTGTGGATGGAGATGGCGACGGTCATGAACACGGCCAGCACGGGGAGTGTCACCCCGTAGACGACGACCGTCTCCGCCGGCGGGACGCCCGCGAGCCCGAGCTCGGCGAACGAGACCCCGACGGCGACCCCCTCGGGGAAACTGTGGACGGTGAGGATCCCGAGGATGAGCAG from Haloarcula litorea encodes:
- a CDS encoding 50S ribosomal protein L39e translates to MSKKSKAKKKRLAKLDNQNSRVPAWVMLKTDREVQRNHKRRHWRRNDTDE
- a CDS encoding ZIP family metal transporter, producing MVAIENVAFVFVAGLLTAIATGLGALPFFLVDDFSDRWNVALWGLASGIMVAASLFGLVREGLAYGSAALLVPGVLAGVALVEAADRLLAGYDHSPKQFEQAGYKKLLLILGILTVHSFPEGVAVGVSFAELGLAGVPPAETVVVYGVTLPVLAVFMTVAISIHNVPEGTAIAIPLRSLGVSEWRMVWWAIFSSLPQPLGAVVAYYFVTLAKAFLPFGFGFAAGAMVYLVVTEFVPEALEHGRELEHGGKPELTAGVVVGALAMVPLAFV
- a CDS encoding 50S ribosomal protein L31e, producing the protein MSAGDFEERVVTVPLRDAKAEPKHERADKAMTLVREHLAQHFSVEESAVRIDTSINEATWAKGRSNPPSKLRVRAARFEEDGEAVVEAETAE
- a CDS encoding translation initiation factor IF-6, which translates into the protein MLRAAFSGSSYVGVFARATDDCVLVRPDVEESLQADLGAELDAPVVPTTVGESATVGALATGNGNGLLVSSRVRDHEIERIRDVVDVPVTELPGRINAAGNVVCCNDSGAYVHPDLSREAVQAVRDGLGVDVERGVIAGVNTVGTAAVATNAGVLCHPKATDGELDALEELLDVPADIGTINYGGPLVGSGLVANDHGYVCGSDTSGPELGRIDAALGFID